From the Choloepus didactylus isolate mChoDid1 chromosome 20, mChoDid1.pri, whole genome shotgun sequence genome, one window contains:
- the LOC119516904 gene encoding uncharacterized protein LOC119516904, with the protein MACGSARPTVKGTALRLARRSCSPISSPIKREQKDGSDFHVSLSLGEIRNNCLAALKSVSWSRGRLLSAGHAPWRCPSSSRLLSGPSHRKGELAALGPCLSGRGAPPASEVPSKPGVRPALWEHQGLLLCWPRQWALRPRAASALHPPPRELSRAHLTSGLFPAKSPPEESRLLGMAEEALPDLPVWLPASALSSPHAARDGLQMLRCPPTWHRLLPPPGPPFHSRPCPLTAPGCPWASLLSGSVLWAPGIPTCLRPCPPTQTGLSGLTPPHSSFWGPTAPRPQSWLEGASAGQ; encoded by the exons ATGGCTTGTGGTTCAGCGAGGCCCACGGTGAAGGGGACAGCTCTCCGCCTGGCGCGTCGTAGCTGCTCGCC AATAAGCAGCCCCATAAAACGTGAACAGAAGGATGGGAGTGATTTCCATGTGAGCCTCTCACTGGGTGAGATAAGAAATAATTGCTTGGCTGCCCTGAAGAGCGTGTCCTGGAGCCGAGGCCGCCTGCTTTCAGCTGGGCATGCCCCGTGGAGGTGCCCCAGCAGCTCCCGCCTATTGTCAGGGCCGAGTCACAGGAAGGGTGAGCTCGCAGCCCTCGGGCCCTgcctgtcagggaggggggcTCCCCCTGCCTCCGAGGTCCCCTCCAAACCCGGGGTCAGGCCTGCCCTGTGGGAGCACCAGGGCCTCCTGCTGTGCTGGCCCAGGCAGTGGGCCCTTCGCCCTCGGGCAGCCTCTGCCCTGCACCCACCACCGAGAGAGCTGTCCAGGGCACACCTCACATCCGGCCTCTTCCCTGCTAAAAGCCCTCCAGAGGAATCCAGACTCCTTGGCATGGCTGAAGAGGCCCTTCCTGATCTGCCCGTTTGGCTCCCAGCCTCGGCCCTCAGCTCCCCACATGCTGCCCGCGATGGGCTGCAGATGCTGCGGTGTCCCCCCACTTGGCACAGGCTGCTTCCTCCGCCCGGGCCTCCTTTTCACTCTCGTCCCTGTCCTCTCACTGCCCCGGGCTGTCCCTGGGCCAGTCTGCTCTCGGGATCTGTCCTGTGGGCCCCCGGGATCCCGACCTGCCTCCGTCCCTGTCCCCCCACCCAGACCGGGTTGTCAGGACTCACGCCACCTCACAGCAGCTTCTGGGGCCCCACTGCCCCAAGACCACAATCATGGCTCGAAGGAGCAAGTGCTGGGCAATGA